One Treponema sp. J25 DNA segment encodes these proteins:
- a CDS encoding RNA polymerase sigma factor, with product MNYSDTATEDAILLAVQHVLAGDKEAFRKIVETYKDSLYRYCLTRIGNEERAKDLVQEIFIRAYRSLPTFKLGRQFGPWIFTIASNVLRSSWRRTTREQAMTSHLFYPEDPEQENPENNMLQRETQREVVRALRNLPHELYEVLYLYYFEGLSVSEIAKTLELEEENIKSRLFRGRKKLRKILQPETPKKGIIG from the coding sequence GTGAATTATTCAGATACGGCTACGGAAGATGCTATCCTTCTTGCGGTTCAACATGTACTTGCCGGCGACAAAGAGGCATTCCGCAAAATTGTAGAGACATACAAAGATTCGTTGTATAGATATTGCCTTACCAGGATAGGGAATGAAGAACGGGCAAAAGATTTGGTTCAAGAAATATTTATCCGGGCATACCGTTCCCTTCCCACTTTTAAATTAGGGAGACAATTCGGTCCCTGGATCTTCACCATCGCATCTAATGTATTACGCTCTTCGTGGCGTCGCACCACCCGAGAACAAGCCATGACAAGTCATTTGTTTTATCCCGAGGATCCTGAACAGGAGAATCCTGAAAATAATATGCTCCAGCGAGAAACCCAACGGGAAGTAGTACGGGCGCTTCGAAATCTTCCCCACGAACTGTACGAAGTCCTCTATCTCTATTATTTTGAAGGCCTTTCGGTAAGCGAAATTGCAAAAACCCTGGAACTGGAGGAAGAGAATATAAAATCCCGTCTTTTTAGGGGACGTAAAAAATTAAGAAAAATATTGCAACCAGAAACTCCTAAGAAAGGTATAATAGGATGA
- a CDS encoding LacI family DNA-binding transcriptional regulator — translation MATIQDVAEAAGVSVSTVSYVLSGSRPISAATKARVQEAMEKLGYRPHPHARALASKQSHLLALLIPPTRRGLGETEIDFTSHVSREALRAGYHTLLLTDEYDDLSSLQEFIHTSLVDGLILMEVHTYDPRVQLLSTTKIPFVLIGRCETIGDTTPDKSAERFSSEPSLNWVDIDFEGTLHTALEYFLELGHRDVAFINQSRAVYENGYGPVVRSFEALERARRLYAFEKLEHYFCEATNEAGYEITRHIIQQEPEIHALIVMNDRALPGVYRALYEEKKRIPEDVSVLSMVSSERAAEMLYPPVTTLEFPAQVLASQAVQQLICQIEGKQGGPLHNTLRCPLIERGSTGRRADKDSC, via the coding sequence ATGGCGACGATTCAGGATGTGGCAGAAGCGGCGGGTGTTTCGGTGAGCACCGTCTCCTATGTATTAAGCGGAAGTCGCCCTATTTCGGCGGCCACGAAAGCCCGGGTTCAAGAGGCGATGGAAAAACTGGGATACCGTCCCCATCCTCATGCCCGGGCTCTGGCAAGTAAGCAGAGCCACCTTCTTGCCCTTTTGATTCCTCCCACACGGCGGGGGCTGGGAGAGACGGAAATTGATTTTACAAGCCACGTTTCCCGGGAAGCCCTTCGAGCCGGTTACCATACCCTGCTACTCACCGACGAATATGACGATCTCAGTAGTCTGCAAGAGTTTATTCATACAAGCCTTGTAGATGGGCTTATCCTTATGGAAGTTCATACCTATGATCCTCGGGTTCAGTTGTTAAGCACTACGAAGATTCCTTTTGTACTGATTGGCCGCTGCGAGACCATAGGAGATACAACACCGGATAAGTCCGCGGAACGCTTTTCTTCTGAGCCATCACTTAACTGGGTGGATATAGATTTTGAAGGAACCCTTCATACGGCCCTGGAGTATTTCCTAGAGCTGGGGCATCGGGATGTTGCCTTTATTAATCAATCCCGGGCGGTGTACGAAAATGGGTATGGCCCGGTAGTTCGTTCCTTTGAAGCACTGGAACGGGCCCGGCGCTTGTACGCTTTTGAAAAGCTGGAACATTACTTTTGTGAGGCAACCAATGAGGCGGGTTATGAAATTACCCGGCATATTATCCAACAGGAACCGGAGATACATGCCCTTATTGTCATGAATGATCGAGCCCTGCCAGGGGTGTATCGAGCCCTGTATGAAGAAAAAAAACGGATCCCCGAGGATGTGTCGGTGTTGAGTATGGTAAGTTCAGAGCGAGCCGCAGAAATGCTCTATCCGCCGGTTACTACCCTGGAATTTCCCGCTCAGGTGCTGGCATCCCAGGCAGTCCAACAGCTCATTTGTCAGATTGAAGGAAAACAAGGAGGCCCCCTTCATAACACCCTTCGCTGCCCCCTCATAGAGAGGGGATCTACAGGGAGAAGAGCGGATAAAGATAGCTGCTAA
- the yicI gene encoding alpha-xylosidase: MKFTNGYWLIKENVDAAYVAEAYDVEETCDEAGRPALVVYAPTRRVNHRGDTLNGTLLKIEYSAPMEDVVRVRVTHFEGAVDQGPHYELFPDVEEKKTSPGKTVGLVAPSVYRRIDGITPAERLLAQNGKAPNAPQNTVPSPVPPVATFTAGRLSIQVDLGGQGWHVQALGDGDFLTAWDGKSTGYMVVDKKQPYMVDMLRLSPGECIYGLGERFGPFIKNGQSVDIWNEDGGTASEQAYKNVPFCISNRNYGIFVNSCDRVSFEVASEKISRLQFSVPGETLEYYLIYGPTPKEILAKYTLLTGRPALLPSWAFGLWLTTSFTTSYDEQTVQSFIDGMKSRGIPLRVFHFDCFWMREYNWVDLTWDSRTFPDPEGMLRRLKSQGLSICVWINPYVAQRSPLFREASRQGFLLKKPNGDVWQTDMWQAGMGIIDFTHPGARRWFQEKLARLVDMGVDCFKTDFGERIPTDVVYYDGSDPVKMHNFYSFLYNKTVFEVLEDKKGTGQAVLFARSATAGSQRFPAHWGGDCESTYEAMAETLRGGLSLAVSGFGFWSHDIGGFEGMPPADLYKRWLAFGLLSPLSRLHGSSSYRVPWLFDEEAVTVARDFTRLKYRLMPYLYQKAVEAHQEGIPMLRPLFVEFPEDPTCAYLDLQYMLGDALLVAPVFSGSGRVRYYVPAGRWTHWFTGKTIEGPRWIEETCSFREIPLLVRPHSILPLGAEEERPDYTYADGVEFRVYQLKENEPARVVIPDEKGKSCAQLSVLRRGQTYEIQAEGKLTNWSVLLVGANKKGAFVSGQGKVELVPEGMRLIPQTPQCTLTIE; this comes from the coding sequence ATGAAATTTACGAACGGTTATTGGCTTATTAAAGAGAATGTGGATGCCGCCTATGTGGCGGAGGCCTACGATGTGGAAGAAACCTGTGATGAGGCTGGCCGGCCTGCCTTAGTGGTGTATGCACCGACCCGTCGGGTGAATCACCGGGGAGATACGCTGAACGGAACCCTCCTCAAGATTGAATACAGCGCTCCTATGGAAGATGTGGTGCGCGTTCGGGTTACCCATTTTGAAGGGGCAGTTGATCAGGGCCCCCACTATGAACTGTTCCCTGATGTGGAAGAGAAAAAAACTTCCCCGGGGAAAACGGTGGGCCTTGTAGCTCCCTCTGTGTACCGTCGAATTGATGGAATAACCCCGGCCGAGCGACTCCTTGCTCAGAATGGGAAGGCCCCCAACGCCCCGCAGAATACCGTGCCTTCCCCTGTGCCTCCGGTGGCTACCTTTACGGCAGGCCGTCTTTCGATTCAGGTTGATTTAGGTGGACAGGGCTGGCACGTACAAGCCCTGGGGGATGGGGACTTCCTTACGGCCTGGGATGGTAAGTCCACCGGCTATATGGTGGTGGATAAGAAACAGCCCTATATGGTGGATATGCTACGACTTTCTCCGGGGGAATGCATCTATGGTCTGGGGGAGCGCTTTGGGCCTTTTATCAAAAATGGTCAGTCTGTGGATATCTGGAACGAAGACGGGGGAACCGCCAGTGAACAGGCCTACAAGAATGTACCCTTCTGTATCTCGAACCGGAACTATGGAATTTTTGTGAATTCCTGTGATCGGGTCTCCTTTGAAGTGGCCTCGGAGAAGATCAGCCGCCTTCAGTTTAGTGTGCCGGGAGAAACACTGGAATACTACCTTATCTATGGCCCCACCCCGAAGGAGATTCTTGCTAAGTATACCCTCCTGACCGGTCGACCCGCCCTGCTCCCTTCCTGGGCCTTTGGGCTCTGGCTTACCACATCGTTTACTACGTCCTATGATGAACAAACGGTCCAATCCTTTATCGATGGGATGAAGAGTCGGGGAATCCCCCTGCGGGTGTTTCACTTTGATTGTTTCTGGATGCGGGAGTATAACTGGGTTGATCTTACCTGGGATAGTCGGACTTTCCCTGACCCCGAAGGAATGCTCCGGCGCTTAAAAAGTCAGGGCCTTTCGATTTGTGTATGGATTAATCCCTATGTGGCGCAACGCTCTCCTCTGTTTAGAGAAGCGTCCCGACAGGGCTTTCTCCTTAAAAAACCGAATGGGGATGTTTGGCAGACCGATATGTGGCAAGCAGGGATGGGGATTATCGATTTTACTCATCCCGGGGCCCGCCGGTGGTTCCAGGAAAAACTCGCACGGCTCGTGGATATGGGGGTGGACTGTTTTAAAACCGATTTTGGGGAGCGAATTCCCACCGACGTGGTTTACTATGATGGTTCGGATCCCGTGAAGATGCACAATTTTTATTCTTTTCTTTATAACAAAACCGTGTTTGAAGTCCTCGAAGATAAAAAGGGTACCGGCCAGGCGGTCCTCTTTGCTCGTTCTGCCACGGCAGGCAGCCAGCGTTTCCCCGCCCACTGGGGAGGGGACTGTGAATCGACCTATGAAGCTATGGCGGAAACCCTGCGGGGGGGGCTCTCCTTAGCGGTTAGTGGTTTTGGCTTTTGGAGCCACGATATTGGGGGCTTCGAAGGAATGCCGCCGGCGGATTTGTACAAGCGCTGGCTTGCCTTTGGTCTTCTTTCTCCCTTAAGCCGTCTTCATGGGTCTAGTTCCTATCGGGTTCCCTGGCTTTTTGATGAAGAAGCGGTGACGGTAGCCCGAGACTTTACCCGCCTAAAGTATCGACTTATGCCCTATCTGTACCAGAAGGCCGTGGAGGCCCATCAAGAGGGAATTCCCATGCTACGGCCCTTGTTTGTAGAATTCCCGGAGGATCCCACCTGTGCGTACCTCGATTTGCAATATATGCTCGGTGATGCCCTGCTTGTGGCCCCCGTGTTTTCTGGTTCCGGTAGGGTCCGCTACTATGTACCGGCGGGGCGCTGGACCCACTGGTTTACCGGTAAAACCATCGAAGGCCCCCGATGGATAGAAGAAACCTGTTCGTTCCGGGAAATTCCCCTTTTAGTGCGCCCCCACAGCATTCTTCCTCTGGGAGCAGAAGAAGAGAGGCCCGATTATACCTATGCCGATGGGGTAGAGTTCAGGGTATACCAATTAAAAGAAAACGAACCTGCCCGGGTAGTTATACCTGACGAAAAGGGAAAGTCCTGTGCCCAGCTTTCGGTGCTTCGCCGGGGACAGACCTACGAAATTCAGGCGGAAGGTAAGCTTACAAACTGGTCAGTCCTTCTTGTTGGAGCTAACAAGAAGGGTGCTTTTGTTTCGGGGCAGGGGAAGGTAGAGTTAGTCCCGGAAGGGATGAGGTTGATTCCCCAAACACCTCAATGCACCCTTACCATTGAATAA
- a CDS encoding carbohydrate ABC transporter permease → MKQYRTSLESLKKIAAAILVSIVLLIMLFPFYIVFINAFKTPADYAQYGPLTWPRLFSFNGIISFWQRVDFSNKLINSFAISFSVAIIGVLLSLLNAYALGLGRIKGRIVFLVLFVVANTLPHEALVYPLYYLAKLLKIYDRQIAVIIVFSVIQSAFGTYLLSSVFASFPRDILEAAEVDGCGKMKNLLYIVAPISMPTLSVLFTFFFIWTWNEFFLPLILLISNHRQTVPIAISVTQGQHNMDATMASASALLGILPCLLFFFLFQRTLTKGITAGSIK, encoded by the coding sequence ATGAAACAATATCGAACATCCTTAGAATCCCTTAAGAAAATAGCCGCGGCAATTCTAGTAAGTATAGTCTTATTAATCATGTTATTCCCTTTCTATATAGTATTCATTAATGCCTTTAAGACACCTGCGGATTATGCTCAATATGGTCCGTTGACCTGGCCAAGATTGTTCTCATTTAATGGGATTATATCTTTCTGGCAACGAGTAGATTTTTCCAATAAACTCATAAATAGTTTTGCCATTAGTTTTTCTGTGGCAATAATAGGTGTGTTGCTCTCTCTCTTAAATGCCTATGCATTAGGCCTCGGACGAATTAAGGGGCGGATAGTTTTTCTTGTACTTTTTGTTGTTGCTAATACCTTGCCGCATGAAGCTCTTGTGTATCCTCTTTATTATTTAGCTAAATTATTAAAAATATATGATAGACAAATAGCTGTTATAATTGTGTTCTCTGTTATTCAGAGCGCCTTTGGAACGTATTTACTCAGCTCTGTGTTTGCATCTTTCCCTCGAGATATTTTAGAAGCTGCCGAAGTTGATGGTTGTGGTAAAATGAAAAATCTTCTTTATATTGTGGCTCCAATCAGTATGCCAACCCTTTCGGTTTTGTTTACTTTCTTTTTTATTTGGACATGGAACGAATTTTTTCTGCCCCTTATTTTACTCATTTCAAATCACCGGCAAACTGTGCCGATTGCTATTTCGGTAACTCAAGGACAGCATAACATGGATGCTACCATGGCAAGTGCCTCAGCCTTGTTGGGTATTCTTCCATGCTTGTTATTTTTCTTTTTATTTCAACGAACTCTTACTAAAGGAATCACCGCAGGGAGTATCAAATGA
- a CDS encoding glycoside hydrolase family 52 protein, which yields MAVVVPEKDFYSLHGIWGAYASLVIGRFNKGAGLVVGNVQPPQRALFVGYQYGNAIPRLLPFCPSIKVGLGVEAYVDPDAPARPSLEVPRYILFTEEEIQRQVSYSGERWDAGQLSMEITSFFGTVPNPANTETQVLQKHLCPAIYVTLTFDNQTGKEEMRGIFGMQGIRRPLSDSTGGNLLGFAQGTSWGFATVPSEAVEEAMDWQVLEAVFNGRRPLRRLASEGALRFTIKPGEKKTFIIALGVYRDGIVTAGKPMYAYYTSLFRDLEEVLQYALRHSQEALDRAHRLDMELDRSSLSEDRKFLLSHAAHSYCANTELLLSETGDPYFIVNEGEYQMMNTLDLTVDQAFFELIYSPWTVGLELEAFLERSLYRDSYGIAFTHDQGVADCFSPVGTSSYELPNLSECFSYMTYEETANWLLTACLYIHNTNNRPWFEKHQEYVRGAIQSILARDANKDGIMDIDSDRCGKGSEITTYDSLDASLGQARNNLYLAVKAWGALICGAEILKRYGDANKENALIQEISQQAQAAAATIASRFIAEEGYIPAVFENNNQSRIIPAVEGLIYPYIIDAKEAVSEKGPFGTFITTLKKHLSTVLKEGLCLDSTSGGWKLSSTSKNTWLSKIFINQFVAERILGFSGEKIERDGIHARWLRTSSSQWAATDQVESSSGKDLGSRLYPRLVTAILWLKY from the coding sequence ATGGCTGTGGTTGTTCCGGAAAAGGATTTTTATTCCCTCCACGGTATATGGGGTGCCTATGCATCGTTGGTAATCGGGCGTTTCAATAAAGGTGCAGGACTTGTTGTAGGAAACGTACAACCTCCTCAGCGGGCTCTTTTTGTGGGGTATCAATACGGGAATGCTATTCCTCGTCTTTTACCTTTTTGCCCCTCCATTAAGGTAGGTCTTGGGGTAGAAGCCTATGTGGATCCTGATGCGCCTGCTCGTCCCTCTTTGGAGGTACCTCGCTATATTCTTTTTACGGAAGAAGAAATTCAGCGGCAGGTATCGTATAGCGGAGAACGATGGGATGCGGGCCAGCTTTCTATGGAAATTACTTCTTTTTTTGGAACTGTTCCCAATCCTGCCAATACCGAGACTCAGGTCCTTCAAAAACACCTGTGCCCCGCCATCTATGTGACCCTTACTTTTGACAACCAGACGGGAAAAGAAGAAATGCGGGGTATCTTTGGAATGCAGGGGATCCGGCGGCCCCTCTCTGATAGCACGGGGGGTAATCTCCTGGGATTCGCCCAGGGAACAAGTTGGGGTTTTGCAACGGTACCATCTGAGGCAGTGGAAGAAGCCATGGACTGGCAGGTCCTGGAGGCGGTGTTCAATGGTCGTAGACCTCTCCGTCGCCTTGCTTCTGAAGGGGCTCTTCGCTTTACCATAAAACCGGGAGAAAAGAAAACCTTTATTATCGCCCTCGGGGTATACCGGGATGGGATTGTAACAGCGGGAAAACCCATGTACGCCTACTACACCAGTCTTTTCCGGGACCTGGAAGAGGTGCTCCAGTACGCCCTTCGCCATAGCCAGGAAGCTTTAGATCGAGCCCATAGGCTTGATATGGAACTAGACCGTTCATCCTTATCGGAGGATCGCAAATTTCTTTTATCCCATGCCGCACACAGTTACTGCGCCAATACGGAACTGTTGCTTTCCGAAACAGGGGATCCCTACTTTATTGTAAACGAAGGGGAGTATCAGATGATGAATACCCTGGATCTCACGGTAGATCAGGCCTTTTTCGAGCTCATCTACTCCCCCTGGACCGTAGGACTAGAACTGGAAGCCTTTCTGGAACGTTCTTTGTATCGGGATTCGTACGGGATTGCCTTTACCCATGACCAGGGGGTAGCAGACTGTTTTTCTCCTGTGGGAACTTCGTCCTATGAGCTACCCAACCTTTCTGAATGCTTTAGCTATATGACCTACGAAGAAACGGCAAACTGGCTCCTTACGGCCTGTCTCTACATCCATAATACCAATAACCGCCCCTGGTTTGAAAAACACCAGGAATATGTGCGGGGCGCCATTCAATCGATACTGGCCCGGGATGCAAACAAGGATGGCATCATGGATATCGATTCGGATCGCTGCGGTAAAGGCTCAGAAATAACCACCTACGATTCCTTAGATGCTAGCCTTGGTCAGGCCCGAAACAACCTTTATTTAGCCGTAAAGGCCTGGGGAGCCCTCATCTGCGGAGCCGAAATACTTAAGCGATATGGGGATGCAAACAAGGAAAATGCCCTAATTCAAGAAATCAGTCAGCAGGCCCAGGCCGCTGCTGCCACTATTGCCTCCCGGTTCATTGCAGAAGAAGGGTATATCCCCGCGGTCTTCGAAAATAATAATCAATCCCGGATCATTCCGGCGGTAGAAGGCTTGATTTATCCCTATATCATTGATGCCAAAGAAGCAGTCTCAGAAAAGGGGCCCTTTGGTACTTTTATAACCACCCTTAAAAAACATCTTTCTACGGTTCTCAAAGAGGGGCTCTGCTTAGATAGTACCTCTGGAGGATGGAAGCTTTCTTCTACCAGCAAAAACACCTGGCTTTCCAAAATTTTCATCAATCAATTTGTGGCCGAGCGGATTCTCGGGTTTTCGGGGGAGAAAATTGAGCGGGATGGAATCCATGCCCGATGGCTCAGAACAAGTAGTTCCCAGTGGGCTGCCACCGACCAGGTAGAATCAAGTAGTGGGAAAGATTTGGGTTCCCGCTTATATCCCCGCCTGGTAACAGCCATTCTCTGGTTGAAGTATTGA
- a CDS encoding sugar ABC transporter permease, whose amino-acid sequence MRLKDKGYGIFLVPGFMLLLLVVFLPFSMNLYISCTKWSGVGIPQWVGIANYVRAVQDSVFWASFRNNILMIFAVTVLPTFIGLLLSVFLFDYGIPHFGQRTVSFIRGGIYLPQILPVAIAGIVWGWILNPNYGALNRILQSIGLSSFAHNWLGDPATALPSVMAIMVWFQIGYPLVIFMSALQRIDPQILEAAQIDGAGWFRRFLISVYIIRPEILVVVLTTTIYALKLFAQIYVLTRGGPGTATIVPSYFAYQNFFEKANVGYGAAVSTIMTLIIFLLTAVFIKIQMSHEGIGEY is encoded by the coding sequence ATGCGATTAAAAGATAAGGGCTATGGTATTTTCTTAGTACCGGGATTTATGTTGCTACTACTAGTAGTTTTTTTACCTTTTTCTATGAATCTTTATATTAGTTGTACTAAATGGAGTGGTGTAGGAATTCCACAATGGGTTGGGATAGCTAATTATGTTCGGGCTGTTCAGGATAGTGTATTTTGGGCCTCTTTCCGTAATAATATTTTGATGATTTTTGCTGTAACGGTACTTCCTACTTTTATTGGATTATTGTTGTCCGTTTTCCTTTTCGATTATGGCATTCCTCATTTTGGGCAACGAACAGTTTCTTTTATTCGAGGAGGAATATATCTTCCTCAAATATTACCCGTGGCTATTGCAGGTATTGTATGGGGATGGATTCTAAATCCTAATTATGGAGCTCTTAATAGAATATTACAATCTATCGGTCTTAGTTCTTTTGCTCATAATTGGCTTGGTGATCCTGCGACTGCTTTACCATCTGTGATGGCAATAATGGTATGGTTTCAAATAGGTTATCCTTTGGTTATTTTTATGTCTGCCCTTCAGCGAATAGATCCTCAAATTCTCGAAGCTGCTCAAATAGATGGCGCAGGATGGTTTCGGCGTTTTCTTATTTCAGTCTACATCATTCGTCCAGAGATTCTTGTGGTTGTGCTGACTACCACAATCTATGCATTAAAATTGTTTGCTCAAATCTATGTGTTAACAAGAGGGGGGCCAGGGACCGCAACCATAGTACCATCATATTTTGCTTACCAGAACTTTTTTGAAAAAGCTAATGTAGGATATGGGGCTGCAGTTTCTACCATAATGACTTTGATTATTTTTCTTCTTACTGCAGTATTTATTAAAATACAAATGAGCCATGAAGGAATAGGGGAATACTAA
- a CDS encoding extracellular solute-binding protein, protein MKRSGLLNLGFILLVLSMLGMLGCAPKKEVGRTFKIWHYESENGAMGSAWKVAMEKFKEKHPDVNVIYENKGFEQIRQTAQMVLNSEDAPDIMEYNKGNASAGLLSKQGLLADLTEEAKKRGWDTILSPSLQTTCKYDDRGIMGGEKWYGVTNYGEYVMVYYNKDLFKKYNLSIPSNLEEFEKVMDVFVKAKITPLVVAGAEYPAQQVFYELVLSKANRDFVNAYELYKGDVNFKGPEMTFGANRLVEWVKKGYIGKEAISMKAEDMGVAFSNGSYPLMISGSWWYGRFMNEIKNFEWGIFLFPGNNLHPGSGGNIWVVSAKSKNKDLAYDFIDITLSPEIQTILANAGGIPVNADVSKITDIKIKELVENFEKIVKNDGLAFYPDWPAAGYYDTLVANVQELMGGTKNVAQFLESIGKAYSENKSQ, encoded by the coding sequence ATGAAAAGGTCGGGCTTGTTAAATCTTGGTTTTATTTTACTTGTTTTAAGCATGCTCGGAATGTTAGGTTGTGCCCCTAAAAAGGAAGTAGGTAGAACCTTTAAGATTTGGCACTATGAATCGGAAAATGGGGCAATGGGTTCGGCATGGAAAGTAGCAATGGAAAAATTTAAAGAAAAACATCCGGATGTAAATGTGATATATGAAAATAAGGGATTTGAACAAATTCGGCAAACGGCCCAGATGGTTTTAAATTCTGAGGATGCCCCCGACATAATGGAATATAATAAAGGAAATGCATCCGCGGGGCTTCTCTCAAAGCAGGGATTATTGGCAGACCTTACTGAGGAAGCAAAAAAACGAGGATGGGATACCATTTTGAGCCCTAGTTTACAGACTACCTGTAAATATGACGATCGCGGGATTATGGGTGGTGAGAAATGGTATGGGGTCACCAATTATGGTGAATATGTGATGGTTTATTACAATAAAGATTTGTTTAAAAAGTATAATCTCTCAATACCATCTAATCTGGAAGAATTTGAAAAAGTAATGGATGTTTTTGTAAAAGCAAAAATCACTCCTTTGGTGGTAGCTGGTGCTGAATACCCCGCCCAGCAGGTGTTTTACGAATTAGTGCTGTCAAAAGCAAATAGAGATTTTGTAAATGCCTATGAACTGTACAAAGGTGATGTTAATTTTAAAGGACCAGAAATGACCTTTGGTGCCAATCGTCTTGTGGAATGGGTAAAAAAAGGCTATATCGGAAAAGAAGCTATTAGCATGAAAGCAGAAGATATGGGGGTAGCTTTTTCTAATGGCTCCTATCCTCTTATGATTTCTGGAAGTTGGTGGTATGGTCGTTTCATGAATGAAATTAAAAACTTTGAGTGGGGAATTTTCCTCTTCCCTGGTAACAATCTTCATCCCGGTTCTGGCGGAAACATCTGGGTCGTTTCTGCTAAATCAAAAAATAAAGATCTTGCTTATGATTTTATTGATATTACCCTTTCTCCTGAAATACAAACTATATTAGCTAATGCCGGAGGTATTCCTGTAAATGCGGATGTCTCGAAAATAACAGATATAAAGATTAAAGAACTGGTAGAAAATTTTGAAAAAATAGTGAAGAACGATGGTCTAGCTTTTTACCCTGATTGGCCTGCGGCTGGTTACTACGACACATTGGTTGCGAATGTACAGGAATTAATGGGTGGTACCAAAAACGTAGCACAATTCTTAGAATCTATCGGAAAAGCTTATTCTGAAAATAAAAGTCAGTAG
- a CDS encoding isoamylase early set domain-containing protein, producing the protein MNCVQIATLVRRWEQNETISPLEVEAVKEHLSRCSSCAQRYASLIQLFERDAGIIPKISSLSREVPPLDTNHIMAHIEERSFKTFTQRGKQRHLRRFSHFIPWVAAAALLLVVPLGYMLYTNKDSDMVTVRFVLEAPEATTVIVSGNFNQWSNVDIPLHPEGDGKTWSTTIRLKRSFEYRYNFVIDNKIWIPDPNAAVSIDDDFGGKVSLLDL; encoded by the coding sequence ATGAATTGTGTTCAGATAGCGACCCTGGTGAGAAGGTGGGAACAAAACGAGACGATTTCGCCCCTCGAGGTGGAAGCAGTAAAAGAGCATCTTTCCCGGTGTTCTTCCTGCGCGCAGCGGTATGCATCTCTCATTCAACTTTTCGAGCGGGATGCCGGGATCATTCCAAAGATTTCTTCTCTTTCCCGGGAGGTTCCACCGCTTGATACCAATCATATCATGGCACACATTGAAGAACGATCTTTCAAAACATTTACGCAGAGAGGAAAACAGAGACATCTTCGAAGATTCAGCCACTTCATTCCGTGGGTTGCAGCCGCGGCACTCCTCCTGGTGGTACCATTGGGCTATATGTTGTATACAAACAAGGACTCTGACATGGTAACCGTCCGCTTTGTTTTAGAAGCTCCTGAAGCCACCACGGTGATAGTGTCGGGGAACTTTAACCAGTGGTCAAACGTAGATATTCCCCTGCATCCAGAGGGAGATGGAAAAACCTGGTCCACCACTATTCGACTAAAGCGTTCTTTTGAATATCGATACAATTTTGTCATCGACAATAAGATCTGGATACCGGATCCTAATGCGGCAGTATCAATCGACGATGATTTCGGCGGCAAAGTATCCTTATTGGATTTATAG